A genomic segment from Salvia splendens isolate huo1 chromosome 13, SspV2, whole genome shotgun sequence encodes:
- the LOC121761740 gene encoding receptor-like protein Cf-9 homolog, whose amino-acid sequence METFPQLRVLILKSNKLNGTMLEPSKTEHPFPKLQVLDISRNVFVGSLPDRYIKNFEGMIDAKDNLTRVGKDELQTFLDLRVILKGLDQGLSRLLDTFTMIDLSSNRFSGNIPVSIGNLNSLRYLNLSSNTLTGEIPVSLGNISILESLDLSWNRFSGKFPSDLTGLTFLSKLNLSMNNLVGQIPQSKQFSTFQNDSYIGNSGLCGVPLAKQCEPTDRKPVFPPEDDDDESGFIDGFGWRSVVMGYGCGFAVGIGIGYMIIRSGRPRWLVEFFFGVGYNNSKVKRRNRAKATRRR is encoded by the coding sequence ATGGAAACATTCCCTCAACTTCGCGTCCTCATCTTGAAGTCTAACAAGTTGAATGGTACTATGTTGGAGCCTTCAAAGACCGAGCATCCGTTTCCAAAGTTACAAGTCTTGGATATATCAAGAAATGTATTTGTTGGCTCTTTACCTGATAGATATATCAAGAATTTTGAAGGTATGATAGATGCCAAGGATAATCTGACACGCGTTGGGAAGGATGAGCTCCAAACATTTTTAGACTTACGTGTCATTTTGAAAGGTTTGGATCAGGGATTGTCAAGATTATTGGATACGTTTACAATGATTGACTTATCTTCCAATAGATTTTCCGGGAATATTCCAGTTTCCATCGGCAATCTTAATTCTCTTAGATACTTGAATTTGTCCAGTAATACTCTCACGGGAGAGATTCCTGTATCTCTTGGGAATATAAGTATTCTTGAGTCATTGGATTTGTCATGGAACAGATTTAGTGGAAAATTTCCAAGTGATCTGACAGGGTTGACGTTTCTTTCGAAATTAAACCTATCAATGAATAATCTTGTGGGGCAGATACCACAATCTAAGCAGTTTTCCACGTTTCAGAATGATTCATACATAGGAAACTCAGGATTGTGTGGAGTTCCGTTGGCAAAGCAGTGTGAACCAACTGATAGAAAACCAGTGTTTCCTccagaagatgatgatgatgagtcAGGATTTATAGATGGATTTGGTTGGCGAAGTGTGGTTATGGGATATGGGTGTGGATTTGCagttggaattggaattggttACATGATTATAAGAAGCGGAAGGCCAAGATGGTTAGTGGAATTCTTTTTTGGAGTCGGATATAATAATAGTAAGGTGAAGAGAAGAAATAGAGCTAAAGCAACAAGAAGAAGGTGA
- the LOC121761739 gene encoding probable LRR receptor-like serine/threonine-protein kinase At3g47570 produces MTTFKFKPIMDRYFHLYLLITSLLLLQWLIDYNSAKSDINPDRSSLIAFKSRISSDPHNILSQNWRNESNICSWMGVTCDSRYHRVTQLNISSMGLVGTIPPEIGNLSFLVSLDLSENSFHGPIPTSIFNMSSLEVLKLRNNSLSSNLPIDMCKQNLHGLKRLHISYNKLFGEIPSSLEQCSQLEYVSLVSNNFSGIVPTQIGNLTLLQVLYMSSNNLSGNIPKEIGGLTNLAGLDLSINNFIGHVPREIANLTLLQLLDLSTNKLSGNIPKEMGYLNNLLGLGMSFNEFSGPIPATIYSMTSLEYFDFASNDLNGSLSRDIGNMTSLRRIGLEYNNLIGEIPKEIGYLANFERLSMCCNRISGSVPRELGNLTAMVGIYLSSNALSGPITKELGRLVNLWELQLHYNILINGSIPKEIGNMTSLSYLWLSNNRLSGTIPKEIGNLKHLTELWLQDNNLNGTIPKEIGNLKHLTELWLHDNNLNGPIPSAIGNMSELTYLGLPHNKLIGEIPSSICDLRLLTLLHLADNHLEGQIPNCLGNFNSSLLALNLGGNQITALQSAFAKGCSLQAPYSVWQ; encoded by the exons ATGACTACTTTTAAATTCAAGCCTATAATGGATAGATATTTCCATCTCTACCTCCTTAtaacatcactcttacttcTTCAATGGCTGATTGATTATAACTCAGCCAAATCAGATATCAACCCTGATCGTTCTTCACTTATTGCCTTCAAATCTCGAATATCTTCTGATCCCCATAATATATTATCCCAAAATTGGAGAAACGAAAGCAATATCTGTAGTTGGATGGGAGTTACATGTGATTCTCGCTATCACAGGGTGACTCAGTTGAATATATCGTCCATGGGTCTCGTAGGAACCATCCCACCTGAAATCGGAAATCTTTCTTTTCTCGTTTCTTTAGATTTGAGCGAGAACTCTTTTCATGGTCCTATTCCCACATCTATTTTCAACATGTCAAGTTTAGAAGTTTTAAAATTGAGGAATAATAGTTTATCAAGTAACCTGCCAATTGATATGTGCAAACAAAATCTGCATGGACTCAAGAGACTTCATATTTCTTACAACAAGTTGTTTGGGGAAATACCATCGAGTTTGGAGCAGTGTTCACAACTTGAGTATGTTTCTTTGGTCAGCAATAATTTCAGTGGAATTGTGCCAACTCAAATTGGGAACTTGACATTGCTTCAAGTGTTATATATGAGTTCCAACAATTTAAGTG GTAATATTCCAAAAGAGATTGGTGGTCTTACTAATTTAGCAGGTTTGGATCTGAGCATCAACAACTTTATCGGACACGTGCCAAGGGAAATTGCGAACTTGACATTGCTTCAATTGTTGGACCTTAGTACCAACAAGTTGAGCG GTAATATTCCAAAAGAGATGGGTTATCTTAATAACTTACTAGGTTTGGGAATGAGTTTCAACGAGTTTTCAGGCCCTATACCTGCAACTATTTACAGCATGACTTCCTTGGAGTATTTTGACTTTGCATCGAATGATTTGAATGGATCGCTATCAAGAGATATTGGAAACATGACATCCCTTCGCAGAATAGGCCTTGAATATAATAATCTAATTG GTGAAATTCCGAAAGAGATCGGCTATCTTGCTAATTTCGAGCGATTAAGCATGTGTTGCAACAGAATTAGTGGTTCAGTGCCAAGAGAACTTGGGAACTTGACAGCCATGGTTGGTATATACCTTTCCAGTAATGCTTTAAGTG GTCCTATAACAAAAGAGCTAGGTCGCCTTGTTAATTTATGGGAGCTGCAGTTGCACTACAATATTCTAATAAATGGATCTATACCGAAGGAAATTGGGAACATGACATCTCTTTCCTACTTATGGCTTTCCAATAATAGATTAAGcg GTACTATTCCAAAAGAAATTGGAAACCTGAAACACCTCACGGAGTTATGGCTTCAGGACAACAATTTAAatg GTACTATTCCAAAAGAAATTGGAAACCTGAAACACCTCACGGAGTTATGGCTTCACGACAACAATTTAAATG GTCCAATACCTTCCGCCATTGGGAATATGTCAGAGCTGACCTATTTAGGACTCCCTCATAACAAACTAATTGGAGAGATTCCATCATCCATTTGTGACTTGAGATTACTAACACTCCTCCATTTAGCAGACAATCATTTGGAAGGACAGATTCCAAACTGCTTGGGAAACTTCAATAGTTCATTGTTGGCTCTTAATTTGGGTGGAAACCAAATCACAGCCCTTCAATCAGCATTTGCAAAAGGATGCAGTCTTCAGGCCCCTTATTCTGTATGGCAATAA